DNA from Candidatus Woesearchaeota archaeon:
GTCACAGTTGGCTATAACCAAATCTCTGACACTGTGAAATATATTATGGAACAAGAACAGCATCACGCTATCTCTTGTTAGGAAGACTCAGCTTCCATGGCTGGATACTGTGGACTTTAGTCCACAGAGGAGGTCATTTTATCAAAGAAGCTAAATATATCCTCAGCAAAATCAGAGCCGACTTTTTCTCCAGCTAAATCCAAAATATCCTCTTCTTTTATATCTTTCACTTGGTCCAGTAAGACATCCATCATTGTCTGTAGTGTGCTTATCCTAAGGTTACTCTTTCAACATCTGGTAGATATGATAATGTTGAGATGTTTTTTTGGAAAAGTTCCAGCGCTTTTTCGACAGGTTTTACAATTTCTTTTATGGTCTGGGAATTAGATTCAGCAAATACCTCTTCAATATCTTCCTCCCCTATTAAATCCATGTGCGCCATAGGGATGCAATTCTGCAGAATTATATAAGTTTTTTGAATTAAATTTAGTTTTACCAGAGCTGCAGAATGAGATACCCGGAATGCATTCTCATACTAGGCAGAATACAGCCTAAATAACCTCTTTATAGGAATCCTGCCTTTTAATGTCCCCGGGTCTGCTACCTGGGGCAAAACCTTGACCAGGGCATAGGGCACTATTTCCAATATTTTCCTGATGAATTCATTCCTTGCATTTTCATCCAGCTTTACGGCTTTTTCCGGGTATATTACATAATCTGTGAAATAAACTATTATGCCGCCGTTATAGTCTTCCTCCTCGATGCGCCGCAAACAGTCGAGAAACTGCTTATTGCTGAAAGGCTTTCCATACTTCTTTCTCACATCTTCATTTCCTGCTATAGGTGAAAAAACAAAGTCAAATGAAGGAAAGGAGCCTTTTAGCTTCCTTAATTTGCATAAGTCGGCTGTGTGGAAAAACTCATTTCTAAGATTAGAGTTAAATTTTTCCTTTGATAGTCTTTCAATTAATTCATCGGGCATCAGGCTCAGGTCCAATGAGAAATTCACTGTCTCAGCACTTATTGATTTCAGATCTTTGACTACATTTTCAGGGGAGCGGAATATTGTACTGTTCCTGCCAAACAATGCCTTTGTCTTGTGGTGTGAGCCGTCGCAGTGCTCGCAGTTGAACGGGCAGCCTTTGCCGACCATTAGCCAGAAATCGAACATGCTTATATATGCTTCACTGTCTTCGAGGAAACCCATATTCACATAGTCGTAATTGTCTATGTCTGTGCATGAATACGTTATTTCGTTATCAAAATTTCCCGAGGCAATGTTCTGTATTTTGTTTTTCGGCTTATTCCCCAATATTGCGCTGCACAATTCTGCCAGGGGCTTTTCTGCATCGCCTTTTAGCACGTAGTCTATATAGCTGATTTTCAGCAGCTCTTCATAGAATAATGTTGCTGACATGCCCCCTATAATGATTTTGCAGCCATGGATTTTTTTGCACTGCCTTGCTGTCTCTAACCCGTTTTTTATCTGCACATACCAATGCATGTCAATCAGGATAACCTTAGGATTGTAGAATTTCAGGCATTCTTCCAGGCTGAAGGAAGGGTTAATTCTCTTTTTTAATGGGAGGCTGATTCCCCTGACTTTCAGGCCATGCTTAATTAAATTGTTTATCACCCCGATTATGCCCATGGGAATAAAGCCAAAGCAGTGCTCAGCTGCTGTTTTTCCAGCCTTTTTGAAGTATTTCCTGCTGAAAGCCGGGTTTTTCCCAAGGGGATGGATGTATAATACGTCTATTTGCGGCATGAGCTATCGGCAGTTACACCAGGTTTTAAATTTTTTTATAAATCTGCAGAATATTCTAAGAAATTCTGCCAGCCGAAGACAGCATTATTTTTTAAGCAAATCTGCATGCATTTCGATTAGAAACGCTTTTAAAGTTCGTCAAACCTGTCTAAAGAATCAGGCTTATGCGAGGGTTGAACTCGAGCCGATTCTCGATTTTCCTCAGAGCGAAGCCTGGTCAAACGCGCAGGTATAGCAATGCTATTGCGAAACTTAAGACTAGGCCTTATGGACGCTTTTGTTGTAAGGAAGATATCCTGTCCCTTAGTGGGTCCGAGGGTTCGAATCCCTCCCCTCGCATGCCTCTGTGGCTCAGTGGTAGAGCGCGTCCTTGGTAAGGACGAGGTCGCGAGTTCGATTCTCGCCAGGGGCTTTTCAATAAATTATTTATACGCAGGAATTCTGTGATTATTCATGAAATATGTAATTCTTATCTTAATGCTGCTCGCTGCAGCATGCGAGAAGCCCTCTCTCACAGGAGAAGTCATATTCGAATCGAGGAACTGCAGGAAGATAAATGTGCCTTATGAGACAGAAGGTTATTATCTCGAGGAGGAGGGGTATGAAGAGCAGGAATGCATTCAGGTGCAGTATAACCATTCTATAGAATATGTTACGCTGTACAGGAATAAAGGGAGGCTTGTCTTATATTATTATGTCGTGAACAGGG
Protein-coding regions in this window:
- a CDS encoding radical SAM protein produces the protein MPQIDVLYIHPLGKNPAFSRKYFKKAGKTAAEHCFGFIPMGIIGVINNLIKHGLKVRGISLPLKKRINPSFSLEECLKFYNPKVILIDMHWYVQIKNGLETARQCKKIHGCKIIIGGMSATLFYEELLKISYIDYVLKGDAEKPLAELCSAILGNKPKNKIQNIASGNFDNEITYSCTDIDNYDYVNMGFLEDSEAYISMFDFWLMVGKGCPFNCEHCDGSHHKTKALFGRNSTIFRSPENVVKDLKSISAETVNFSLDLSLMPDELIERLSKEKFNSNLRNEFFHTADLCKLRKLKGSFPSFDFVFSPIAGNEDVRKKYGKPFSNKQFLDCLRRIEEEDYNGGIIVYFTDYVIYPEKAVKLDENARNEFIRKILEIVPYALVKVLPQVADPGTLKGRIPIKRLFRLYSA